The Streptomyces fungicidicus nucleotide sequence CGCCGACGGGCGTCACCGTGCCGTCGGTGTACCGGGCGCGCAGGAACTGGCGGCGTCCCCGGGGCGAGGTGAGCGGGCGGTCCGCGGTGAGCTTCGCGCGGGCCCTCGGCCGGTGCACGTCCGTCAGGCCCATCAGGGTGCGGATGGCGGGGCGGACGAACAGCTCGAAGGAGACGTAGGAGGAGACCGGGTTGCCGGGCAGGGCCAGCAGCGGGGTGTGGTCGGGGCCGATGGAGCCGAAGCCCTGGGGCTTGCCCGGCTGCATGGCCAGCTTGCGGAACTCGACGCCGCTGCCGGGCTCGTCCTCGTCCGCCGCGTACGACAGCGCCTCCTTGACGACGTCGTACGCCCCGACGCTCACCCCGCCGGTGGTGACCATGAGGTCGGCGCGCACCAGCTGGTCCTCGATGGTGTCCCGCAGGGTCGTGGCGTCGTCGGCGACGGCGCCCACCCGGTAGGCGATCGCGCCGGCGTCCCGCGCGGCGGCGGTGAGGGCGAAGCTGTTGGAGTCGTAGATCTGACCGGAGCGCAGTTCCTCGTCGGGCTGGACGAGTTCGCTGCCGGTGGAGAGCACCACCACGCGCGGGCGCGGCCGGACCCGTACGGTGCCGCGGCCGATCGCGGCGAGCAGGGAGATCTGCGGCGGCCCGAGGACGGTGCCGGCCGCCAGGGCGCGGTCGCCGGCCTTGACGTCGCTGCCCTTGGCGCGCACGTGCGCGCGCGCCTCCGCCGGCCGGTGGACGCGGACCTGCCCGGTGGCGCCCCCGGGGTCCAGGCTGCCGGCGCGCATCCCGGTGACCGGGCCCTCGCCGAGGCCGCCGTCGGTCCACTCGACGGGGACGACGGTCTCGGCGCCGGGCGGGAGCGGGGCGCCGGTCATGATGCGCGCGGCCTGGCCGGGGCCGACATGGAGGAGGTCGGCCTGTCCGGCGGCGACGTCCCCGACGACCTCGAGGGCCGCCGGGTACTGCTCGCTTGCGCCCGCGACGTCCGCGACCCGTACCGCGTACCCGTCCATGGAGCTGTTGTCGAACGGGGGCAGGGAGACCGGCACCGTGATGTCCTCGACGAGGACGCAGCCCTGGGCGTCGAGGAGATGCAGTTCGATGGGTTCGAGGGGCCGGACGGTCGCGAGGATGTCGTCCAGGTGCTCGTCCACCGACCAGAGGTGGTCCGGTCCTGCGGTGCGGGGCGCGGCGGTGCTCAACGTTGCTGCATCTCCTCGGTCACGTAGCGCTGGAGCCAGGTCCGGAAGTCCGGTCCCAGGTCCTCACGTTCGCACGCGAGTCGGACAATGGCACGCAGGTAGTCCCCGCGGTCGCCGGTGTCATAGCGGCGGCCCTTGAAGACGACGCCGTGCACCGGACCGCCGATCTTCTCGTCCGCCGCGAGCTGCTGGAGGGCGTCGGTGAGCTGGATCTCGCCGCCGCGGCCCGGCTCGGTCCTGCGCAGTATGCCGAAGACGGCCGGGTCGAGGACATAGCGGCCGATGACGGCGTAGTGGGACGGCGCGTCCTCGACGGCGGGCTTCTCGACCAGGCCGCTGACCTTGACGACGTCGGCGTCCGTGGTGGTCTCGACGGCGGCGGAACCGTAGAGGTGGATCTGCTCGGGGGCCACCTCCATGAGGGCGATGACGCTGCCGCCGTACTCCTGCTGGACGTCGATCATGCGCTGGAGCAGGGGGTCGCGCGGGTCGATCAGGTCGTCGCCGAGGAGGACGGCGAAGGGCTCGTCGCCGACGTGCGGGGCGGCGCACAGCACGGCGTGGCCGAGGCCCTTGGGGTCGCCCTGGCGGACGTAGTGCATGGTGGCCAGGTCACTGGACTCCTGGACCTTGGCAAGGCGGCCGGCGTCGCCCTTCTTCTGAAGAGCCGACTCCAGTTCGTAGTTGCGGTCGAAGTGGTCCTCCAGGGGGCGCTTGTTGCGGCCCGTGACCATGAGGACGTCGTCGAGACCGGCGGAGACGGCCTCCTCGACCACGTACTGGATCGCCGGCTTGTCGACGACCGGCAGCATCTCCTTGGGAGTGGCCTTGGTGGCCGGCAGGAACCGGGTGCCGAGACCGGCCGCCGGGATGACAGCCTTGCTGATCCGAGGGTGTGACTGAGACATGTCGGACACCATATCCGGTGCCATTGTGCGGAATCTGTGGCTCCGAATATTTGCTGCTCATATGAGCATTTTCGGAACGGTACAGGGACGAACTTGAGACACAACGATCGCGCCGACGAGTCTGACAAGCGGGAACGGCGCCGGGAAATCCTCTCGGTGAGGAACGGGTTGACACCCGATGACGTGCGGGTGTCGGCCGCCGCGCTGGCCCGGCGGGCACTGGAGCTGCCCGAACTCGCGCACGCGCGCACGGTGGCCGCGTACGTCTCGGTGGGGAGCGAACCCGGCACGCTCGCGCTCCTGGACGCGCTCCGCGCCCGCGGGACCCGCGTGCTGCTGCCCGCGCTGCTGCCCGACAACGACCTCGACTGGGGGGCGTACGAGGGCGGGGAATCACTCACCCGGGTCCAACACGGCACGCGAATGGCGCTCTTCGAGCCGTCGGGGCCGCCGCTCGGACCGGACGCCGTGACCGGGGCGGACGTGGTGCTGCTGCCGGGCCTCGCCGTCGACGCGCACGGGACGCGTCTGGGACGCGGCGGCGGCTCCTACGACCGGGTCCTCGCCCGCCTGGACCGCGCGGGCGCGCACCCGTCCCTGGTGGTGCTGCTGTACGACACGGAGGTCGTCGCCCGTGTCCCCGCCGAGCCGCACGACCGGCCGGTGCACGCGGTGGTGACACCGTCCGGGGTGCGCCGGTTCGACTGAGCCGCCGGTTCCGCCGCACACGCGGAAGCGGCCCCCACACGCGTGTGCGGAGGCCGCTTCCGGCGGGACGGTGACGGGGTCAGGGCTTCAGCAGCAGGGTGTCGCTGGTGCTGCCCTCGACCGCCTTCTCCGAGTACGACCACTCCAGCAGCTCGCCCTCGGCCCACTTGTCCGTCTGGTCGACGTAGTGGGCGCTGTAGGCGTGGCCGGAGGCGCCGGTGAGGTTGATCCACCGGGACTTGTCGAGGTCGCCGAGGTTGACCACCATCCGCATGGACGGCACCCACACGACCCCGTAACCCCCGGCGGCGTTCCAGCCCGTCGCGTTGACGGTGGCCTCGCCGCCGCCGAGCTTCCACGGGCCGCGGTTGAGGAGGTACTGCAGGAAGCCCGGGCCCTCGGTGCCGAGGGTCTGGTTCTTCAGGAACAGGCGGTGCAGCCGGCCCCAGCTCCAGGTGTCGATGTCCTTGCCGAGCTTGGCGGTCAGCTCCCAGCGGGCGTCGATCATGGCGCGCTTGAACAGCTCGTCACGGTTCTCCGCGGCGGGGCGGGTGCCCGACTTGGGCGTCGTCCACCAGTCGCTGTCCTCCTTGTCCATCAGCTTGCGGACCACCTCGAACCAGCGGTCGCCGCCGTCCGGCTGCGCCTGGTCGGCGGCGCGCTGACCGCACTCGCGGACCTTGGCCGCCTCGTCGGCGGGACCGGTGGTGTTGACCGGCTCGACCCACAGGCACTGGCCCTTGACCCGCAGTTCCTTGGGCAGCTTGTGGGCGAAGGCGAGCCTGAGGATGTTGCGCCAGACCGAGTTGAAGTAGGCGGCGGCCGCCGAGTCTGCGTCCTGGGTGTAGTCCCAGCCCTCCAGCAGCTTCTGCGCCTCGCGGACGTCCGCGTCCTCGGTGTCGATCTTGAGCAGGTGCGGCACCAGCAGCTTGGCGATGGTGCTGGAGTTGTCGAGCTGCATCTGCCGCATGTCGTCGGTGGAGATCTTGCCGCCGTCCTTGATCTTCGACTGGATCAGCTCGGTGATCCGCTGGCTGCGGGCGCCGTAGCCCCAGTCGGTGGTCAGGGTGTACGGGTAGTCCTTGCCGACGACGGCCTGGTTGGCGGTGACGATGTAGCCGCGCTCCGGGTTGTGCTCGTAGGGCAGCGCGTCCTGCTCGATCCAGCCGGTCCACTCGTAGTCGGGGTCCCAGCCGGGTGCGGGGAGGGAGCCGTCGTGGTTCTCCGCGCGGGTGGGGATCTTCCCGGGGAGGGTGTAGCCGATGTCGCCCTCGGTGTCGGCGAAGACGAGGTTCTGCGAGGGCACCTCGAACAGGGCGGCCGCCTCGCGGAAGTCGTCCCAGTCCTTCGCGCGGTTGATCGCGAAGACGGAGTCCATGGTGCGGCCGGGGTCCAGGGCGGTCCAGCGCAGCGCGACGCCGTAGCCGTCGCCGCGGTCGGGCGCCGCGCTGTTGACGGTGGCCTTCTTGCCGGTCTTCACGAGCTCGCTGGAGCGGTCGGAGAGCAGCGGGCCGTTGTTGGTCTCGCGGACGACGATCTTCTGCGCCTTGCCGCCGGCGACCTCGATCGTCTCCTCGCGCGTCTCGAACGGCACGACCTTGCCGTCGTACTGGTAGCCGTCGCCGGTGATCTTCTCCAGGTAGAGGTCGGTGACGTCGACGCCGGAGTTGGTGAGGCCCCAGGAGATGTCCTGGTTGTGGCCGATTATGACTCCCGGCATGCCCGCGAAGGTGTAGCCGGTGACGTCGTACTGGCACTTGGCGGAGACGCTGCGGCAGTGCAGGCCCATCTGGTACCAGACGGACGGCAGCGCGGCCGAGAGGTGCGGGTCGTTGGCGAGGAGCGGCTTGCCGGTGATGGTGTGCTCACCGGCCACCACCCAGGAGTTGGAGCCGATGCCGTCGCCGTTGACACCGACGGCCGTGGGGAGGTCCTCGAGGACCTGCTGGAGACCGGTCAGCTGACCTTCCAGGGCGGAACCGCCGGTGCCGGTTCCGGTGCCGGTACCCGTGCCGGTTCCGGTGCCGGTACCCGTACCGGTTCCCGTGCCAGTTCCAGTGCCGGTTCCGGTTCCGGTGCCGGTCTCCGTACCCGTCCCGGTCCCGGTGCCCGTTCCCGTGTTCTCGCCCTGCTCGTACGCCCCGGTGAGCTCGTTGTACTGGCCCTCCTGGATCACCGGCTTGTTCCGGCTGTACGGGTACTCCGGGTACAGGTCGGCGATCTGCTTCGGGCCGAGGCGGCTGGTCATCAGCGCGCGGTCGATCTCGTCCTGCATGTTGCCGCGCAGGTCCCAGGCCATCGCCTTCAGCCAGGCCACGGAGTCGACCGGGGTCCACTCCCCGGGCCTGTAGTCGTTCTCGAAGCCGAGAGCCGCGTACTCCAGGGAGATCTCCGCGCCCTCCTTGCCCTCCAGATAGGCGTTGACCCCCTTGGCGTACGCCTGGAGGTACTTCTTCGTGGCGGGGGAGAGCTTCTTCTCGTACTCCTCCTTCGCGACCCGGTCCCAGCCCAGGGTGCGGAGGAACTCGTCGTTGTCGACCTGGCCCTTGCCGAACATCTCCGAGAGGCGGCCGGCGGTCATGTGCCGGCGCACGTCCATCTCGTAGAACCGGTCCTGCGCCTGGACGTAGCCCTGCGCCATGAACAGGTCCTCGTCGGAGGAGGCGTAGATCTGCGGGATGCCGTAGCCGTCGCGTTTGACGTCGACGGTCCCCGACAGTCCCTGGAGCGTGGCCGAGCCCTCGGTCTGCGGGAAGGAGGCGCGCACGGTGCTGACGGACCAGTACCCCCCGTAGGCGACACCGCCGATCAGGGCCAGCACCAGGACCAGCACGATCAGCCGGCCTTTGCGCCCTTTCTTCCTGCCGGACTTGCCGGGCTGCTGACCCGTGGAGGCGGTGGTGTCGGTGGGCATCGCTGTCCTTGCTGTCCTAACGCGAGCGGCAGGTCGGGCTGTGCTTTTAACTGAGCGCTGGAGCAACGATAGGCGCAGGGGCCCGCGGTACTTGACGCGGAGTACGGAACCAGCCCGGACGGACGTTCGATCTTGCCGTCAACAGCGTCAAGAACGCGTCAAGAGTTAGGTAAGGTAACGAAGTAGTTTGCCGCGGAAGCGGTGGCTCGCACGCGATGTACGTGAGCTCACGCGCGGTGCGCAGGAGCCAGGGAAGGGAACGCCGCTGACTGTCCACCACCTCAACCAGCTTCTGCTCGTCTGTTCGGTCGTCCTGCTCGTCGCCGTCGCAGCGGTCCGGATCTCCTCGCGCAGCGGGCTCCCCAGCCTGCTCGTCTACCTCGGCATCGGCATCGCCATGGGCCAGGACGGCATCGGCGGCATCCACTTCGACAACGCCGAACTGACCCAGGTCATCGGCTACGCGGCCCTGGTCGTGATCCTGGCCGAGGGCGGTCTGGGCACCAAGTGGTCGGAAGTGAGACCGGTGCTGCCCAGCGCCGCCGTGCTCGCGCTGGTCGGTGTCGCGGTCAGCGTCGGCGTCACCGCGTCCGCCGCGCACTTCCTGGTCGGCCTGGAATGGCGGCAGGCGCTCATCATCGGCGCGGTGGTGTCCTCGACCGACGCGGCGGCCGTCTTCTCGGTGCTGCGGAAAATACCCCTCCCGTCGCGGGTCACGGGCGCGCTGGAGGCCGAGTCCGGCTTCAACGACGCACCCGTCGTCATCCTGGTCGTCGCCTTCTCCTCGGCCGGACCGGTCGAGCACTGGCAGGTCCTGGTCGGCGAGATAGCGCTGGAGCTGGCCATCGGCGCCGCCATCGGGCTCGCGGTCGGCTGGCTGGGCGCCTGGGGACTGCGGCACGTCGCGCTGCCCGCCTCCGGCCTCTACCCGATCGCCGTCATGGCCATCGCCGTCGCCGCCTACGCCGTCGGCGCCATCGCCCACGGCAGCGGCTTCCTCGCCGTCTATCTCGCCTCGATGGTGCTGGGCAACGCCAAACTGCCGCACTGGCCCGCCACCCGCGGCTTCGCCGAGGGGCTCGGCTGGATAGCCCAGATCGGCATGTTCGTCCTGCTCGGTCTGCTGGTCGCCCCGCACGAGCTGGGCGACGACATCGTGCCCGCGCTGGTCATCGGGCTGGCGCTCACCATGCTGGCCCGTCCGCTGAGCGTCGTCCTGAGCCTGCTGCCGTTCCGGGTGCCCTGGCAGGAGCAGACGCTGATGTCATGGGCGGGACTGCGCGGCGCGGTGCCCATCATCCTGGCGACGATCCCCATGGTCCAGGGCGTCGACGGGAGCGAGGAGATCTTCAACATCGTCTTCGTGCTGGTCGTCGTCTACACCCTCATCCAGGGTCCGACACTGCCCTGGCTGGCCGGAAAGCTGCGCCTCGGCGGGGACACCGCCGCCGACCTCGGCATCGAGTCGGCGCCCCTGGAGCGGCTGCGCGGGCACCTGCTGTCGGTCGGCATCCCCGAGGGGTCGAGGATGCACGGCGTGGAGGTCGCCGAACTGCGGCTGCCGGCCGGAGCCGCCGTCACCCTCGTCGTACGCGACGGGACGTCCTTCGTGCCGTCGCCGGCGACGGTGCTGCGACGCGGCGACGAGCTGCTCGTCGTCGCCACGGACCCGGTGCGGGACGCCGCCGAGCGGCGGCTGCGCGCGGTCGGCCACGGCGGCAAGCTGGCCGGCTGGCTCGGCACCGACGGACCGGCGACCGGACGCTGACCTGGTGCTCCTTCTCACAGGAACCCCCGCGAAAGATACCTGTACGATGCAAACGCACCCCAGATCGAACCAACTCTGCCTGACGCAGAGCTGGCGCGACCGTATGGCGGCCGGAACGCCCTGAGCTGTGGCCCCGGCATCTACCGCAGTCAGCGCAAGAGGACAGCTCTCGGCGCGCCCGCGCGGGCCGCGCTACCAGGTGGCGGAAAGGCACGGGCCGTGGCATCCACGGTCACCCCGTCGAAGGACTCGGCGGCCGCCTCCCGGCCGGGATACGGCCGTCTGCTGCGCACCCCCGGCGCGTGGACGTTCCTGCTCCCCGGCTTCGCGGCACGCCAGCCCTTCGCGATGCTCACCATCTCCCTCGTGCTGCTGGTGCAGCACACCACCGGCTCGTACGGCGCGGCCGGCGCCGTCGCGGCCGTCACCGGCGTCTCCATGGCGCTGTTCGCGCCCTACGGCGGCCGGCTCGCCGACCGCTACGGACAGCGCGCCGTCCTCGTTCCCGGCGTACTGCTGCACACGGCTTCCGGGCTGGCCCTCACCGCGCTGGCGCTGACCGGCGCGCCCCTGTGGGCGCTGTTCGTGGCCGCCGTGCCGACGGGCGCCTCGGTGCCGCAGATCGGGCCCATGGTGCGGGCCCGCTGGGGCGTCACCCTCAAGGGCTCCCCGCTGATGACCACGGCGGCTGCCTTCGAGTCGGTCACCGACGAGTTCACCTTCGTCGTCGGGCCGCTCCTCGCCACGGCGCTGTGCACGGCCGTCGACCCGGCCGCGGGCCTGATCACCGAGGCCGCGCTCACCCTGGTCGGCGGTCTGCTGTTCGCCGCCCGGAAGGGCACCCAGCCCGAGGTCGCCGCCCGCGACGGCCGCGCGCGCGTGGAGCACGTCTCCGCGCTGCGGGTGCCCGGGGTGCGCGTGCTGATCGTGACCTTCCTGGGCATCGGTTCCGTCTTCGGCGGCATGCAGGTCTCGCTGGCCGCGTTCAGCGAGTCGATCGGCAACCCCGGCCTGAACGGCGTCCTCTACGGCGTCTTCGCCGCGGGCAACATGCTGTCCGGCGTCGTCTGCGGCGCGATCGCCTGGAAGAAGGCCCCGCAGCGGCGCCTGGTGATCGGCTACGCGGCGCTCGCGCTGACCGCCTCCGCCCTGTGGACCACTCACTCGGCGCTGTCGCTGGCCGGGATCGGCCTCCTGGTCGGCATGTGCATCGCACCGGCCCTGATCACCGGCTACACCCTGGTGGAGAGCCTGGTCCCGGCGGGCGCCCGCACGGAGGCCTTCACCTGGCTGACCGGCGCCGTCGCGCTCGGCCAGGCAGTCGCCGTCACGGCCGCCGGACAGCTGGAGGACCGCCTCTGGGACGGCGCCGGATTCCTGGTGCCGATGGCCGGCACGGTGCTCGCGCTCATGACGCTGCTGGCGCAGCGGTCGCGGCTGGTTCCGGCCCCGCGCGGGCGCACGGTGGCACGTGGCGTGGGTCACCGCGAGCCCGTCGCAGTGGACTGAATCCCGGGAATGCGTCACTATGGACCGTCGTTAGCACTCATCGAGTGAGAGTGCCAGGAGGAAGACTAGTGCCGACCTACCAGTACCAGTGCACCGAGTGCGGCGAGGGCCTCGAGGCGGTGCAGAAGTTCACCGACGACGCCCTGACCGAGTGCCCCAACTGCCAGGGCCGCCTGAAGAAGGTGTTCTCGGCGGTCGGCATCGTCTTCAAGGGCTCCGGTTTCTACCGCAACGACAGCCGCGGCTCCTCGTCGAGCAGCTCCCCGGCGTCGAAGCCGTCGGGCGCCTCGTCGTCGACGTCCTCCGCGGCCTCCTCGACGTCTTCCGCTTCGTCGTCCTCCTCCTCGAGCTCCGGTTCGGGCTCGAGCTCGTCGGCCGGTTCCACCACCGCCGCGTAGGACCGCTCTTCCCCGGAACCCCGTCGTCCGCCGACGACGGGGTCTTCGGCGTTTCCGGGGGCCGTTAGGGTGCGGGCATGGCGAACAAGGCGAACGCCCGGATCGGCGTGATCGGCGGCTCCGGTTTCTACTCCTTCCTCGACGACGTGACCGAGGTGCAGGTGGACACCCCGTACGGGGCGCCGAGCGACTCCCTGTTCCTCGGCGAGGTGGCCGGCCGGCGGGTCGCCTTCCTTCCCCGGCACGGGCGCGGCCACCATCTGCCGCCGCACCGGATCAACTACCGGGCCAACCTCTGGGCGCTCCGCTCGGTCGGGGTGCGCCAGGTCCTCGGTCCCTGCGCGGTCGGCGGTCTGCGGCCCGAGTACGGGCCGGGCACGCTGCTGGTGCCGGACCAGCTGGTGGACCGTACGAAGTCCCGGACGGGCACCTACTTCGACGGGCTGCCGCTGCCCGACGGCACGGTGCCGAACGTGGTCCATGTGTCCCTGGCCGACCCCTACTGCCCCACCGGACGGGCCGCGGCGCTGAAGGCGGCCCGCGGCCGGCACTGGGAGCCGGTGGACGGCGGCACGCTGGCGGTGGTCGAGGGGCCCCGCTTCTCCACCCGCGCCGAATCGTTGTGGCACCGGGCGCAGGGCTGGTCGGTGGTGGGCATGACCGGCCACCCCGAGGCGGCGCTCGCCCGTGAACTGGAGCTCTGCTACACCTCCCTCACCCTGGTCACCGACCTGGACGCCGGCGCCGAGACCGGTGAGGGCGTCTCCCACGACGAGGTGCTGCGGGTGTTCGCCGCCAACGTGGACCGGCTGCGGGGCGTGCTCTTCGACACGGTGGCGGCGCTGCCGGAGACGGAGGCACGGGACTGTCCGTGCACCTCGGCGCTGGGCGGCATGGACCCGGGATTCGCGCTGCCGTAACGGCTCACGGGCTGCTCACGGGCTGCTCACGGGGCGGCGGAACTGCCCGTTCGGGTGGGGTGGTTGTCCACAGGTCCGGGGTGGATGCACAGGGCCCGGCGGGCCGCCGCGGAAGGCCTCATCGTGGGATCCGCAAGCCGGTCCCTCGTCGCAGGTGGTGATCCCCGTGTCCCGTCCTCCCTCTCCTCCCGCCCCCTCCCCCGTCGTCCCGCGCCCGCCCGGCGCGGACGTCCCTCCGCCGTGCGAGGTGCCGCACTTCGCGCCGGTGCGGGTGCGTGGCGGCCTGCCGCTGCCGGGCCGGCTCGTCCGGCACCGGAGGCGGGCCGTGGCGGTGGGCCTCGCGGTCACGGCGGCGGCGCTCGTGGCGGCGGGCCCACGGGAAGCGGACGGGGCCCGCGGCCGTCCCGGGGGCTCTCCGGCGGCCAGGACGGCGCCTGCGGCCCCCGGTGATCCTCCCCCACGGCCCCGGCAGGCGGGCGCGACCGTCGCGGCGCCGGTGCGGATCGCCGACGCGGCGGCGGTGCGGCTGCTGCGTCCCGGCGACCGGGTGGACGTGATCGCCGCCGGGGAGGCGGTCTCCGGGGGCGGGGCCCGGGTGGTCGCGCGCGGGGCACGGGTGACCGAGGTGCCGGAACCGGTGGACGGCGCCGGCGACGAGGGCGCTCTGGTGGTGCTGTCGGTACCGCGCGCCACCGCCGCGGACCTCGCGGGCGCGGGCGCCTCGGCGCGGCTGGCCGTGACCCTGTGGTGAACGGCGCCCCGCCGGCGCGCATCCTCGGCACGGCGGGCGGCTGCCCCCCCCCCGGGGCTCGATTGGACACACCGGCATACGGGTGACGTAGGTTGCGGAGCGTTTTCTTCCGCAGGCTGTGCACAAGGAATGAGGGCTCGAAGTGAGCGACCAGGAGAAGACGAGCGTGCTGCAGGGCTTCAAGGCCTTCCTGATGCGCGGGAACGTCGTCGATCTGGCTGTCGCGGTGGTCATCGGCGCGGCCTTCACGAACATCGTCAACGCGGTCGTGAAGGGTGTCATCAATCCGCTGGTGGGAGCCTTCGGCACGCAGAACCTGGACAGCTACAGCTCGTGTCTGAAGGCCCCCTGCGAGGGCACCGGCGACGACGCGACCGGCATCACGATCATGTGGGGCTCGGTCCTCGGCGCGACGCTGCA carries:
- a CDS encoding FmdB family zinc ribbon protein; the protein is MPTYQYQCTECGEGLEAVQKFTDDALTECPNCQGRLKKVFSAVGIVFKGSGFYRNDSRGSSSSSSPASKPSGASSSTSSAASSTSSASSSSSSSSGSGSSSSAGSTTAA
- the glp gene encoding molybdotransferase-like divisome protein Glp, with protein sequence MSTAAPRTAGPDHLWSVDEHLDDILATVRPLEPIELHLLDAQGCVLVEDITVPVSLPPFDNSSMDGYAVRVADVAGASEQYPAALEVVGDVAAGQADLLHVGPGQAARIMTGAPLPPGAETVVPVEWTDGGLGEGPVTGMRAGSLDPGGATGQVRVHRPAEARAHVRAKGSDVKAGDRALAAGTVLGPPQISLLAAIGRGTVRVRPRPRVVVLSTGSELVQPDEELRSGQIYDSNSFALTAAARDAGAIAYRVGAVADDATTLRDTIEDQLVRADLMVTTGGVSVGAYDVVKEALSYAADEDEPGSGVEFRKLAMQPGKPQGFGSIGPDHTPLLALPGNPVSSYVSFELFVRPAIRTLMGLTDVHRPRARAKLTADRPLTSPRGRRQFLRARYTDGTVTPVGGAGSHLVAALAQADALIVVPEDAESVAPGTEVEVVLLG
- a CDS encoding potassium/proton antiporter yields the protein MPRKRWLARDVRELTRGAQEPGKGTPLTVHHLNQLLLVCSVVLLVAVAAVRISSRSGLPSLLVYLGIGIAMGQDGIGGIHFDNAELTQVIGYAALVVILAEGGLGTKWSEVRPVLPSAAVLALVGVAVSVGVTASAAHFLVGLEWRQALIIGAVVSSTDAAAVFSVLRKIPLPSRVTGALEAESGFNDAPVVILVVAFSSAGPVEHWQVLVGEIALELAIGAAIGLAVGWLGAWGLRHVALPASGLYPIAVMAIAVAAYAVGAIAHGSGFLAVYLASMVLGNAKLPHWPATRGFAEGLGWIAQIGMFVLLGLLVAPHELGDDIVPALVIGLALTMLARPLSVVLSLLPFRVPWQEQTLMSWAGLRGAVPIILATIPMVQGVDGSEEIFNIVFVLVVVYTLIQGPTLPWLAGKLRLGGDTAADLGIESAPLERLRGHLLSVGIPEGSRMHGVEVAELRLPAGAAVTLVVRDGTSFVPSPATVLRRGDELLVVATDPVRDAAERRLRAVGHGGKLAGWLGTDGPATGR
- a CDS encoding S-methyl-5'-thioadenosine phosphorylase — encoded protein: MANKANARIGVIGGSGFYSFLDDVTEVQVDTPYGAPSDSLFLGEVAGRRVAFLPRHGRGHHLPPHRINYRANLWALRSVGVRQVLGPCAVGGLRPEYGPGTLLVPDQLVDRTKSRTGTYFDGLPLPDGTVPNVVHVSLADPYCPTGRAAALKAARGRHWEPVDGGTLAVVEGPRFSTRAESLWHRAQGWSVVGMTGHPEAALARELELCYTSLTLVTDLDAGAETGEGVSHDEVLRVFAANVDRLRGVLFDTVAALPETEARDCPCTSALGGMDPGFALP
- the mscL gene encoding large conductance mechanosensitive channel protein MscL — its product is MSDQEKTSVLQGFKAFLMRGNVVDLAVAVVIGAAFTNIVNAVVKGVINPLVGAFGTQNLDSYSSCLKAPCEGTGDDATGITIMWGSVLGATLQFVITAAVVYFLMVLPMAKYLARVEARRKAKESTQEVIEITELEVLKEIRDTLVAQRGQGPGER
- a CDS encoding penicillin acylase family protein yields the protein MPTDTTASTGQQPGKSGRKKGRKGRLIVLVLVLALIGGVAYGGYWSVSTVRASFPQTEGSATLQGLSGTVDVKRDGYGIPQIYASSDEDLFMAQGYVQAQDRFYEMDVRRHMTAGRLSEMFGKGQVDNDEFLRTLGWDRVAKEEYEKKLSPATKKYLQAYAKGVNAYLEGKEGAEISLEYAALGFENDYRPGEWTPVDSVAWLKAMAWDLRGNMQDEIDRALMTSRLGPKQIADLYPEYPYSRNKPVIQEGQYNELTGAYEQGENTGTGTGTGTGTETGTGTGTGTGTGTGTGTGTGTGTGTGTGTGTGTGGSALEGQLTGLQQVLEDLPTAVGVNGDGIGSNSWVVAGEHTITGKPLLANDPHLSAALPSVWYQMGLHCRSVSAKCQYDVTGYTFAGMPGVIIGHNQDISWGLTNSGVDVTDLYLEKITGDGYQYDGKVVPFETREETIEVAGGKAQKIVVRETNNGPLLSDRSSELVKTGKKATVNSAAPDRGDGYGVALRWTALDPGRTMDSVFAINRAKDWDDFREAAALFEVPSQNLVFADTEGDIGYTLPGKIPTRAENHDGSLPAPGWDPDYEWTGWIEQDALPYEHNPERGYIVTANQAVVGKDYPYTLTTDWGYGARSQRITELIQSKIKDGGKISTDDMRQMQLDNSSTIAKLLVPHLLKIDTEDADVREAQKLLEGWDYTQDADSAAAAYFNSVWRNILRLAFAHKLPKELRVKGQCLWVEPVNTTGPADEAAKVRECGQRAADQAQPDGGDRWFEVVRKLMDKEDSDWWTTPKSGTRPAAENRDELFKRAMIDARWELTAKLGKDIDTWSWGRLHRLFLKNQTLGTEGPGFLQYLLNRGPWKLGGGEATVNATGWNAAGGYGVVWVPSMRMVVNLGDLDKSRWINLTGASGHAYSAHYVDQTDKWAEGELLEWSYSEKAVEGSTSDTLLLKP
- a CDS encoding 5-formyltetrahydrofolate cyclo-ligase; its protein translation is MRHNDRADESDKRERRREILSVRNGLTPDDVRVSAAALARRALELPELAHARTVAAYVSVGSEPGTLALLDALRARGTRVLLPALLPDNDLDWGAYEGGESLTRVQHGTRMALFEPSGPPLGPDAVTGADVVLLPGLAVDAHGTRLGRGGGSYDRVLARLDRAGAHPSLVVLLYDTEVVARVPAEPHDRPVHAVVTPSGVRRFD
- a CDS encoding CpaB family protein, producing the protein MSRPPSPPAPSPVVPRPPGADVPPPCEVPHFAPVRVRGGLPLPGRLVRHRRRAVAVGLAVTAAALVAAGPREADGARGRPGGSPAARTAPAAPGDPPPRPRQAGATVAAPVRIADAAAVRLLRPGDRVDVIAAGEAVSGGGARVVARGARVTEVPEPVDGAGDEGALVVLSVPRATAADLAGAGASARLAVTLW
- a CDS encoding MFS transporter, with the translated sequence MASTVTPSKDSAAASRPGYGRLLRTPGAWTFLLPGFAARQPFAMLTISLVLLVQHTTGSYGAAGAVAAVTGVSMALFAPYGGRLADRYGQRAVLVPGVLLHTASGLALTALALTGAPLWALFVAAVPTGASVPQIGPMVRARWGVTLKGSPLMTTAAAFESVTDEFTFVVGPLLATALCTAVDPAAGLITEAALTLVGGLLFAARKGTQPEVAARDGRARVEHVSALRVPGVRVLIVTFLGIGSVFGGMQVSLAAFSESIGNPGLNGVLYGVFAAGNMLSGVVCGAIAWKKAPQRRLVIGYAALALTASALWTTHSALSLAGIGLLVGMCIAPALITGYTLVESLVPAGARTEAFTWLTGAVALGQAVAVTAAGQLEDRLWDGAGFLVPMAGTVLALMTLLAQRSRLVPAPRGRTVARGVGHREPVAVD
- the galU gene encoding UTP--glucose-1-phosphate uridylyltransferase GalU, with protein sequence MSQSHPRISKAVIPAAGLGTRFLPATKATPKEMLPVVDKPAIQYVVEEAVSAGLDDVLMVTGRNKRPLEDHFDRNYELESALQKKGDAGRLAKVQESSDLATMHYVRQGDPKGLGHAVLCAAPHVGDEPFAVLLGDDLIDPRDPLLQRMIDVQQEYGGSVIALMEVAPEQIHLYGSAAVETTTDADVVKVSGLVEKPAVEDAPSHYAVIGRYVLDPAVFGILRRTEPGRGGEIQLTDALQQLAADEKIGGPVHGVVFKGRRYDTGDRGDYLRAIVRLACEREDLGPDFRTWLQRYVTEEMQQR